Proteins encoded by one window of bacterium:
- a CDS encoding pyridoxamine 5'-phosphate oxidase family protein, translating to MNPSSYSPGPRSTLKRLPERGHYDHATVHAILDEGLVGHVGFAVDGQPFVIPTAYVRIDETLYLHGSPASRMLKELRKGVPVCVTVTHLDGIVLARSAFHHSMNFRSVVVFGTARNVDDLDEKKRVLDALVEHVAAGRSSDARPGNPEEIAFTRILAVPIEEASAKVRSGPPLDDEADLTHPAWAGVVPLRLQAGQAIPDERHAPTREAPPYVTGYRRGAALPPE from the coding sequence ATGAACCCGAGTTCGTATTCGCCCGGCCCCCGAAGCACCCTGAAGCGTCTCCCGGAGCGGGGCCACTACGACCATGCGACGGTTCACGCCATCCTCGATGAGGGCCTCGTCGGCCACGTCGGCTTCGCAGTGGACGGCCAGCCCTTCGTCATTCCCACCGCCTACGTACGGATCGACGAGACCCTGTACCTCCACGGCTCTCCAGCCAGCCGCATGCTGAAGGAGCTGCGCAAGGGCGTTCCGGTTTGTGTCACGGTCACGCACCTCGACGGCATCGTCCTTGCGCGGTCCGCGTTCCATCACTCGATGAACTTCCGCTCGGTGGTCGTGTTCGGAACCGCACGCAACGTTGATGATCTGGATGAGAAGAAGCGCGTGCTGGATGCGTTGGTCGAACATGTCGCTGCTGGGCGCTCGTCGGATGCGCGGCCGGGAAACCCGGAAGAGATCGCCTTCACCCGCATCCTGGCGGTTCCCATCGAGGAGGCTTCAGCCAAGGTCCGTTCGGGCCCGCCTCTCGACGACGAAGCCGATCTGACACACCCTGCCTGGGCTGGAGTCGTGCCGCTGCGCCTTCAAGCCGGGCAGGCCATTCCGGATGAACGCCACGCGCC